Proteins encoded together in one Aeromonas encheleia window:
- the lfgF gene encoding lateral flagellar basal-body rod protein LfgF produces the protein MEKLIYTAMSGAQHTLMAQQIRANNLANVNTAGFRADFERASAYALTGDGYPSRVMAREELAGTDFKPGALMQTGRKLDVAVRGEGFLTVQTADGKEAYTRAGNLEVDGEGLLTLNGRPVLGDGGEMVLPAYRDLSFGKDGSLSITPPGGGARLDVGRLKLVNPDPADLVKGLDGLFRQRQGGDAEISEQVVLASGFLEGANVNAVDELISSMSLTRNFELQVKLMKTADDQARQGARLISGQG, from the coding sequence GTGGAAAAGCTTATCTATACCGCCATGTCGGGGGCGCAACATACCCTGATGGCCCAGCAAATCCGGGCCAACAACCTGGCCAACGTCAATACCGCCGGCTTTCGGGCCGATTTTGAGCGGGCCTCCGCCTATGCCTTGACCGGTGATGGTTATCCGAGCCGGGTCATGGCCCGCGAGGAGTTGGCGGGCACCGACTTCAAACCCGGTGCCCTGATGCAGACGGGCCGCAAGCTGGATGTGGCGGTGCGTGGCGAGGGCTTTCTCACGGTGCAGACGGCCGATGGCAAGGAGGCTTACACCCGTGCCGGCAACCTGGAGGTGGATGGCGAGGGACTGTTGACCCTCAATGGTCGTCCGGTGCTGGGTGACGGTGGGGAAATGGTGCTGCCAGCCTATCGTGACCTGAGTTTTGGTAAGGATGGTTCCCTCAGCATCACTCCGCCGGGGGGCGGGGCCCGCCTGGATGTGGGTCGGCTCAAGCTGGTCAATCCAGACCCGGCCGATCTGGTGAAGGGGCTGGATGGTCTATTCCGTCAGCGTCAGGGAGGGGATGCCGAGATCAGCGAGCAGGTGGTGCTGGCGTCCGGCTTCCTCGAAGGCGCGAATGTGAACGCGGTTGACGAGCTGATCAGCAGCATGTCGCTGACCCGTAACTTCGAACTGCAGGTCAAGTTGATGAAGACCGCGGACGATCAGGCTAGGCAAGGGGCCAGGCTGATCTCCGGTCAGGGCTGA